One Frankia alni ACN14a DNA window includes the following coding sequences:
- a CDS encoding protein kinase domain-containing protein: MLAPEILGAAFPNIVCVLGVLREVHGPVLADSGGQAVRSPAVLPDGVTELEDDDPPALGPYRLFGRLGEGGMGTVFLAWNPAGGWVAAKTLHRHLARQADFLARFAREVDNARRINSPYTPSVLDADTATRDPYLVTEFIAGPTLSQEIRTRGPLSRSELHQLALNLASAMLAFHRVGIVHRDIKPANIILSRTGPRVIDLGISRALNEAVGITVSSGQQPGTPQLMAPEQWTGQRPTPATDVFAWGSVLTYAGTGRFPFAGVDHRELRDAVLHSRPATNGLDASLRPLILRALAKDPAARPDVADLLADLLGGAAPLAAAGIEATPVSNATLISNPTPVSNPTPVSDATLISNATLGGNAALGSQATLGIGAGVTEIPPVAAPPVTDESVTAHAEPDSAVRRGRRPGRRLTVLAGTLAIAAVITVVALLIHRTTSPSRPANAAVPDGLVGLPVTRAKASLQSAGFRQITQTRRPDDRARGTVLAVRPQSGDVVRADSPVVLTVSAGRSAVAVPNVVGRSQSDAETVLRRSNLAVTAQISTAVRAGAPPGWVEAQDHAGEKVEPGTEVTITVVSLQLPVPDVVGQPARTAVEQLTDAGFQVTREERRSDAAVGTVIDQQPRITAADRGSDVRLVVSAGRPAQTAPPRPTAPRNVTPRATAPRTTTPRATTTHAPTPRLTGLFSDPLG, from the coding sequence ATGCTGGCACCCGAGATTCTGGGCGCGGCCTTCCCCAATATCGTGTGCGTACTCGGCGTGCTGCGGGAGGTGCATGGTCCGGTGTTGGCGGACAGCGGTGGCCAGGCCGTGCGCAGTCCTGCCGTCCTGCCGGACGGAGTGACCGAGCTCGAGGACGACGATCCCCCGGCGCTGGGGCCGTACAGGTTGTTCGGCAGACTCGGTGAGGGCGGGATGGGGACCGTGTTCCTGGCCTGGAACCCGGCCGGTGGCTGGGTTGCGGCCAAGACGCTGCACCGTCACCTTGCCCGGCAGGCCGACTTCCTTGCCCGGTTCGCCCGGGAGGTCGACAACGCTCGGCGGATCAACAGTCCGTACACCCCGTCGGTGTTGGACGCGGACACCGCGACCCGTGACCCGTATCTGGTGACCGAGTTCATCGCCGGGCCGACGCTGAGCCAGGAAATCAGAACACGCGGGCCGCTGTCCCGATCGGAGCTGCATCAGCTCGCCCTGAACCTGGCGTCCGCCATGCTTGCCTTTCACCGCGTCGGGATCGTGCACCGTGACATCAAGCCAGCCAACATCATCCTTTCCCGGACCGGTCCACGAGTCATCGACCTCGGCATCTCCCGCGCGCTGAACGAGGCCGTCGGCATCACCGTGTCCAGCGGCCAGCAGCCCGGAACACCTCAGCTCATGGCCCCAGAACAGTGGACCGGTCAACGCCCGACCCCGGCGACCGACGTGTTCGCCTGGGGCAGCGTGCTCACCTATGCCGGCACCGGACGCTTCCCCTTCGCCGGGGTGGACCACCGGGAACTGCGGGACGCGGTGCTGCACTCCCGACCCGCAACGAACGGCCTGGACGCCTCCCTGCGACCGCTCATTCTTCGGGCGCTGGCGAAGGACCCGGCGGCGCGCCCGGATGTCGCTGATCTCCTGGCCGACCTTCTGGGCGGCGCCGCCCCCCTGGCGGCCGCCGGCATCGAGGCGACGCCCGTCAGTAACGCGACGCTCATCAGCAACCCGACGCCCGTCAGCAACCCGACGCCCGTCAGTGACGCGACGCTCATCAGCAACGCGACGCTCGGCGGCAACGCGGCGCTCGGCAGCCAGGCGACGCTCGGCATCGGGGCGGGCGTCACCGAGATCCCGCCTGTCGCGGCCCCTCCGGTGACCGACGAGTCGGTCACCGCACACGCCGAACCCGATTCCGCCGTCCGGCGGGGTCGCCGACCGGGCCGGCGGCTGACCGTCCTCGCCGGCACGCTGGCGATCGCGGCCGTCATCACGGTGGTCGCACTCCTCATCCATCGGACGACGTCACCGTCCCGCCCGGCCAACGCCGCCGTTCCCGACGGGCTGGTCGGCCTTCCCGTCACCCGCGCGAAGGCCTCGCTCCAGTCTGCCGGCTTCCGCCAGATCACCCAGACCCGCAGGCCGGATGACCGGGCACGGGGCACCGTCCTCGCGGTCAGGCCGCAGTCCGGCGACGTCGTCCGCGCGGACTCGCCCGTGGTTCTCACCGTCTCAGCCGGTCGCTCCGCGGTTGCGGTCCCGAATGTCGTCGGTCGGTCGCAGTCGGATGCCGAGACCGTGCTCCGCCGGTCGAACCTCGCCGTCACCGCGCAGATCAGCACCGCGGTCAGGGCGGGCGCCCCACCGGGGTGGGTCGAGGCGCAGGATCACGCCGGGGAGAAGGTGGAGCCCGGAACCGAGGTGACCATCACCGTGGTGAGCCTTCAGCTCCCGGTGCCCGACGTCGTCGGCCAGCCTGCCAGGACCGCCGTCGAACAGCTCACGGACGCCGGATTCCAGGTCACGCGGGAGGAACGTCGGTCGGATGCCGCGGTGGGCACGGTCATCGACCAGCAGCCCCGGATCACGGCGGCGGACCGAGGCTCCGACGTCCGTCTCGTCGTCTCCGCCGGTCGCCCGGCCCAGACAGCACCGCCCCGCCCCACCGCACCCCGAAACGTCACACCCCGAGCCACAGCCCCTCGAACCACCACACCCCGGGCTACGACGACCCATGCGCCGACTCCGCGGCTGACCGGGCTCTTCAGTGATCCCCTCGGGTAG
- a CDS encoding diguanylate cyclase, translating into MVQVEIPGVLIREELGRGAYSVVYRAEREGRNYAVKVPLRAVARDESVVRAFAREATILACINHPNIARVRAAGHTADHPFLIMDMIEGESLKARIAEGPLGIAEATRVALDVASALSEAHRRGLVHQDVKPANIMIGPDGKATLLDFGLMTRAGGPPTDRAVGTVLFGAPEQTGMLRRPVEPRSDLYALGAVLHTCLAGSPPFQAGDTAELLRLHAVATPRPLTQVRADVPAELAAVVTRLLAKDPDDRFPSALDVVAALTPLAPGVAGLARPPVDQAAAAGAGDPDLLVRGRHVGRRHERALLRQAWARCLTAQRRTPGERCTAGERSTAGQRWTVGERGVVTVVGEAGAGKTLLIQDLLAAPGPAATPPGTPPGPADGPADGPAEAPGAGPVVLRGRCAANGSAPLALLHDLIDGYLRGLASLPEPRRRELLARMVSAAGPDAALLARVHPLFARAWDVDRPAREPEAGEPRLRAAAAGFLSRLAIRSHGLVIWVDDAHWLGPADRQILEDLTASTDPAPLLLVNATRDPRLRVAAGSATSWDITLGPLDEHEVAEVIRDYLGEITDHAFARDVAVRSSGNPLAVAEYVRAVIDAGLVRPDWGRFVLDRTGLDSLPLPEEVLDLIRHRVHALSPTAAAVLGVAAVIGRGFDLALLTAASGQSSAAISMATAEAQARQLAARGRDGTWSFVHDCVHEALLSTMSPWERIIAHRRVVEALDTVGPRGDGASGDGASGDGHLYELARHAIAGRIAPQRRFRLASAAAAAALATPAPYEAVALYRAAQAAADEAGVEPDAAFEEGFALASARTLAPADARTHFTRALRTQTDPRRRARALLELAGVEFAEFRTAAALDYVHRGLAEIGRGLPANPAAMAAVSVGRWAAGMACRRPWTGFGAARGECRELHEIRCRLYEIGILSEWISGRIGPMLAFMMSAVHPSQRLGSGEEYVRSHGCFVLVAADFRRARVVERGVSRLRELVADSDDPVLRAEAYLYTSAALLFAGRNVAGERDSEDTFRRAHRWIETFFFTSSYSILVRSLALRGHDREAWASCETRPHGDRVQADLAILRARLARTLRYPPVPHPGLGALDDESEVERIRRYLICSDVAELEVEDDDFGPTFDAAVEMGDAVVQPSWRVPRFFRKFWITRARGRLEQARAAPPGPVRARRHRTAHAALREARRAADYPPFAADLQVLRAVDRQLAGDHAGALDLVDAAERAARTLDLPRVRFDALLERARCLRALDEPDRATTEAELAATVAARYGWIGREHRVYREFELTERGLSFAEASGAASPATASRDRRRLDAVLQVSAAAGRETTPQAVATVALDEIISILGADRALLLLPDPADREGDSGRLRLYAERHADQSDERAADGEPGGGRDGGPREGSDEPPRGIAMTVVERVQAEQRPLVVTGTDEGAALGSQSAVQYGLRSILAAPVPIDGGRSGVIYVDSRVAKGLFNSDDARILITLAKQVGLSLNMAEAARLQAVVAAERRQRDLAETMRNVTLQATSTLNTREILGRVLTAAGPVLPFDVAWVLTRVGGTVRISSTHGEVADGLVGTELRPAPGGPIARAFDHGEVLATADAMALPGGGRGARSWLAAPVPLRESIEMVVVLASRTPDCYSETRIQIAQTIIDQVVIGYQNAWLFEKVQRLAATDQLTGLASRRHFLERADHLYAAQAAAGRPVCAAMVDIDHFKRVNDAYGHLVGDEVLTEVARRIRRAFRDDDLIGRIGGEEFAVLMSGPVTTAESLGQRLRNALARDPIDTSAGPLDIRLSVGLTARSPADGSLRDLLARADAALYEAKHGGRDRVAVQLR; encoded by the coding sequence GTGGTTCAGGTTGAGATACCCGGCGTCCTGATCCGGGAGGAGCTGGGGCGCGGCGCCTACTCCGTCGTGTATCGGGCGGAGCGGGAGGGCCGGAACTATGCGGTCAAGGTGCCCCTTCGGGCGGTGGCGCGCGACGAGTCCGTCGTGCGTGCGTTCGCCCGCGAGGCCACCATTCTGGCCTGCATAAACCACCCCAACATAGCGCGGGTTCGGGCCGCCGGGCACACGGCGGATCACCCGTTTCTCATCATGGACATGATCGAGGGAGAGTCCCTCAAGGCGCGGATCGCCGAGGGGCCGCTGGGGATCGCCGAGGCCACCCGGGTGGCGCTGGACGTGGCGTCGGCGCTGTCCGAGGCGCACCGGCGCGGCCTGGTCCACCAGGACGTCAAGCCCGCCAACATCATGATCGGACCGGACGGGAAGGCCACCCTGCTCGACTTCGGGCTGATGACCCGGGCCGGCGGGCCACCCACCGACCGGGCCGTCGGCACGGTTCTGTTCGGTGCCCCGGAACAGACCGGTATGTTGCGACGGCCGGTCGAGCCGCGCTCCGACCTCTACGCCCTCGGCGCGGTGCTCCACACCTGCCTGGCCGGCTCGCCGCCGTTCCAGGCCGGCGACACCGCCGAGCTGCTCCGCCTGCACGCGGTCGCGACGCCTCGTCCCCTGACGCAGGTCCGCGCGGACGTCCCGGCGGAACTCGCCGCGGTCGTGACGCGGCTGCTGGCCAAGGACCCGGACGACCGCTTCCCGTCCGCCCTCGACGTCGTCGCGGCGCTGACGCCGCTCGCGCCGGGCGTGGCCGGGCTCGCGCGTCCCCCGGTCGACCAGGCCGCGGCGGCCGGCGCGGGCGACCCGGACCTGCTGGTCCGGGGTCGCCACGTCGGCCGCCGCCACGAACGCGCGCTGCTGCGACAGGCGTGGGCACGATGCCTCACCGCGCAGCGACGGACCCCCGGGGAACGATGTACCGCCGGCGAACGATCCACGGCGGGGCAACGATGGACCGTGGGGGAACGTGGCGTCGTGACGGTCGTCGGGGAGGCCGGCGCCGGCAAGACCCTCCTCATCCAGGACCTCCTCGCCGCGCCCGGGCCGGCCGCCACCCCACCCGGCACTCCGCCCGGCCCGGCGGACGGCCCGGCGGACGGACCGGCGGAGGCACCAGGGGCCGGACCGGTGGTCCTACGCGGGCGGTGCGCCGCGAACGGCTCCGCGCCCCTGGCACTGCTGCACGATCTGATCGACGGCTACCTGCGCGGCCTGGCGAGCCTGCCCGAGCCGCGGCGGCGGGAGCTGCTCGCCCGGATGGTGTCGGCCGCGGGTCCCGACGCCGCGTTGCTCGCCCGCGTGCACCCGCTGTTCGCCCGCGCGTGGGACGTGGACCGCCCCGCCCGCGAACCGGAGGCCGGCGAACCGCGCTTGCGTGCGGCCGCGGCCGGCTTTCTCAGCCGGCTCGCGATCCGCAGCCACGGCCTGGTCATCTGGGTGGACGACGCCCACTGGCTGGGCCCGGCCGACCGGCAGATCCTCGAGGATCTCACGGCCTCGACCGACCCCGCGCCGCTGCTGCTGGTCAACGCGACCCGGGATCCGCGGCTGCGCGTGGCGGCCGGATCCGCCACCAGCTGGGACATCACGCTCGGCCCGTTGGACGAGCACGAGGTCGCGGAGGTGATCCGCGACTATCTCGGCGAGATCACCGACCACGCCTTCGCTCGCGATGTCGCCGTGCGCTCGTCCGGGAACCCGCTGGCCGTGGCGGAGTACGTCCGGGCCGTGATCGACGCCGGGCTCGTCCGGCCCGACTGGGGCCGCTTCGTCCTCGACCGCACCGGCCTGGACTCGCTGCCGCTGCCCGAGGAGGTCCTCGACCTGATCCGCCATCGGGTGCACGCGCTCAGCCCGACCGCGGCGGCGGTCCTCGGGGTCGCCGCCGTCATCGGCCGCGGCTTCGACCTCGCGCTTCTGACCGCCGCGAGCGGCCAGAGCAGCGCCGCGATCTCGATGGCGACCGCCGAGGCGCAGGCCCGTCAGCTCGCGGCCCGCGGCCGGGACGGAACCTGGTCCTTCGTCCATGACTGCGTCCACGAGGCGCTGCTGTCGACCATGAGCCCGTGGGAGCGGATCATCGCGCACCGGCGCGTCGTCGAGGCGCTCGACACCGTCGGCCCGCGCGGCGACGGTGCGAGCGGCGACGGTGCGAGCGGCGACGGCCACCTGTACGAGTTGGCCCGGCATGCCATCGCCGGGCGGATCGCGCCGCAGCGTCGCTTCCGGCTGGCCTCGGCCGCCGCGGCGGCGGCGCTGGCCACCCCGGCGCCCTACGAGGCCGTGGCCCTGTACCGGGCCGCGCAGGCGGCCGCGGACGAGGCGGGCGTCGAACCGGACGCCGCGTTCGAGGAGGGGTTCGCGCTGGCCTCCGCGCGCACGCTCGCCCCCGCCGACGCCCGCACCCACTTCACCCGCGCGCTGCGCACGCAGACCGATCCGCGCCGCCGCGCCCGCGCCCTGCTGGAACTGGCCGGGGTGGAGTTCGCCGAGTTCCGGACGGCCGCGGCGCTGGACTACGTCCACCGGGGGCTGGCCGAGATCGGCCGCGGACTGCCCGCCAACCCGGCCGCGATGGCTGCCGTCAGCGTGGGTCGGTGGGCGGCGGGCATGGCGTGCCGCCGACCGTGGACGGGCTTCGGCGCAGCCCGCGGGGAGTGCCGGGAGCTGCACGAGATCCGCTGCCGCCTCTACGAGATCGGCATCCTGAGCGAATGGATCTCGGGGCGGATCGGTCCGATGCTGGCCTTCATGATGTCGGCCGTCCACCCCAGTCAGCGGCTGGGTTCGGGCGAGGAGTACGTGCGCAGTCACGGCTGTTTCGTCCTCGTCGCGGCGGACTTCCGGCGCGCCCGGGTGGTGGAGCGCGGGGTGAGCCGGCTGCGGGAGCTCGTGGCGGACAGCGACGATCCGGTGCTGCGGGCGGAGGCCTACCTGTACACGTCCGCGGCGCTGCTGTTCGCCGGCCGCAACGTCGCGGGTGAGCGGGACTCCGAGGACACGTTCCGGCGCGCCCACCGGTGGATCGAGACGTTCTTCTTCACCAGCAGCTACTCGATCCTGGTGCGCAGCCTCGCGCTGCGCGGGCATGACCGCGAGGCGTGGGCGAGCTGCGAGACCAGGCCGCACGGCGATCGCGTGCAGGCGGACCTCGCCATCCTGCGGGCGAGGCTCGCCCGGACCCTGCGGTATCCGCCGGTCCCCCATCCCGGGCTCGGTGCGCTCGACGACGAGTCCGAGGTCGAGCGGATCCGGCGCTACCTGATCTGCAGCGACGTCGCCGAGCTCGAGGTCGAGGACGACGACTTCGGGCCGACCTTCGACGCCGCGGTCGAGATGGGCGACGCCGTCGTCCAACCGTCCTGGCGCGTGCCCCGGTTCTTCCGGAAGTTCTGGATCACCCGGGCGCGGGGCCGGCTGGAGCAGGCGCGGGCCGCCCCGCCCGGGCCGGTCCGCGCCCGGCGCCACCGCACGGCGCACGCGGCGCTGCGCGAGGCCCGCCGCGCCGCGGACTACCCCCCGTTCGCCGCCGACCTGCAGGTGCTGCGGGCCGTCGACCGCCAGCTCGCCGGCGACCACGCCGGCGCGCTCGACCTGGTGGATGCGGCGGAACGGGCCGCCCGCACCCTCGACCTGCCCCGGGTCCGCTTCGACGCCCTGCTGGAGCGGGCCCGCTGCCTGCGCGCGCTCGACGAGCCCGACCGCGCCACCACCGAGGCGGAGCTGGCGGCGACGGTGGCCGCCAGGTACGGCTGGATCGGCCGGGAGCACAGGGTGTACCGCGAGTTCGAGCTGACCGAGCGGGGGCTGTCGTTCGCCGAGGCCAGCGGCGCGGCGTCACCGGCCACCGCGTCCCGGGACCGGCGCCGGCTCGACGCGGTGCTCCAGGTGAGCGCGGCGGCCGGGCGGGAGACGACGCCGCAGGCCGTCGCCACCGTGGCCCTCGACGAGATCATCTCCATCCTCGGGGCGGACCGGGCGCTGCTGCTGCTCCCCGACCCGGCCGACCGCGAAGGCGACTCGGGGCGGCTGCGCCTCTACGCGGAGCGCCACGCCGACCAGAGCGACGAGCGCGCAGCGGACGGGGAACCCGGCGGGGGGCGGGACGGAGGGCCGCGCGAGGGGTCGGACGAGCCGCCGCGCGGCATCGCCATGACCGTCGTCGAACGCGTCCAGGCCGAGCAGCGGCCGCTGGTGGTCACGGGCACGGACGAGGGGGCCGCGCTCGGTTCGCAGAGCGCCGTCCAGTACGGGCTGCGCAGCATTCTCGCGGCGCCGGTTCCGATCGACGGCGGGCGCAGCGGCGTCATCTACGTGGACAGCCGGGTCGCCAAGGGCCTGTTCAACTCCGACGACGCCCGCATCCTCATCACGTTGGCCAAGCAGGTGGGCCTGTCGCTGAACATGGCCGAGGCGGCCCGCCTGCAGGCGGTCGTCGCGGCGGAACGCCGGCAGCGGGACCTGGCCGAGACGATGCGCAACGTCACGCTGCAGGCGACGTCGACCCTGAACACCCGGGAGATCCTCGGGCGGGTGCTGACGGCGGCCGGGCCCGTGCTGCCGTTCGACGTCGCCTGGGTGCTGACCCGGGTGGGCGGCACCGTGCGGATCAGCTCGACGCACGGCGAGGTGGCGGACGGCCTCGTCGGCACCGAACTGCGCCCGGCCCCCGGCGGTCCGATCGCACGCGCCTTCGACCACGGCGAGGTGCTCGCCACCGCCGACGCGATGGCGCTGCCGGGCGGCGGGCGGGGGGCCCGCAGCTGGCTGGCCGCGCCCGTCCCGCTGCGGGAGAGCATCGAGATGGTCGTCGTGCTCGCCTCCCGGACACCCGACTGCTACTCCGAGACACGCATCCAGATCGCGCAGACCATCATCGATCAGGTGGTCATCGGCTACCAGAACGCCTGGCTGTTCGAGAAGGTGCAGCGCCTGGCGGCCACCGACCAGCTCACCGGCCTGGCCAGCCGGCGGCACTTCCTCGAGCGGGCGGACCACCTCTACGCCGCCCAGGCCGCCGCGGGCCGCCCGGTGTGCGCGGCGATGGTCGACATCGACCACTTCAAGCGGGTCAACGACGCCTATGGGCATCTCGTCGGGGACGAGGTCCTCACGGAGGTCGCCCGGCGCATCCGGCGGGCGTTCCGCGACGACGATCTCATCGGCCGGATCGGCGGGGAGGAGTTCGCCGTGCTGATGTCCGGGCCGGTGACCACCGCCGAGAGCCTCGGGCAGCGGCTGCGCAACGCCCTCGCCCGGGATCCGATCGACACCTCGGCCGGGCCGCTCGACATCCGGCTGAGCGTCGGCCTCACCGCGCGGTCACCCGCCGACGGCAGCCTGCGCGACCTGCTGGCCCGCGCCGACGCCGCGCTGTACGAGGCCAAGCACGGCGGGCGTGACCGCGTCGCCGTCCAGCTCCGCTGA
- a CDS encoding PP2C family protein-serine/threonine phosphatase, with the protein MATVAGGQGSRDVPVDRSEGFGERLLGLLLDRAHEMPPQLIAPLVAEEVNRIGGRDITILLQDYEQRVLTPLPGRGLAIGEPEPIDDSPAGTAFLGATTVEQSRADGVRMYLPLLDGSDQVGVLALTLTTVDDDDRRLLRRLAGLVADMLVTKSNYTDQFFRARRRAPMSVAAEIQWSLLPPLTMLTPQVAVAGILEPAYDIAGDSFDYALNDDILHVSVIDAMGHNLDAAVLATVAIGAYRHARRADVGLAELYMFMDAAINRQFGPDHFVTAQMMRLDVGTGHLQWVNAGHPPALLIRDHQVIQTLAGPGTLPVGFGGDIPQISEQRLRRGDRVLFFTDGLVEEHESGGEQFGEERLIGIVERARGEDVREMVRGVSHALMRERRGITSDDATLFLVEWRGGTTDHLATVDL; encoded by the coding sequence ATGGCCACGGTGGCAGGCGGACAGGGCTCTCGCGATGTTCCGGTGGATCGGTCGGAGGGGTTCGGCGAGCGGCTGCTCGGCCTGCTGCTGGACCGCGCGCACGAGATGCCGCCGCAGTTGATCGCCCCGCTGGTGGCCGAAGAAGTGAACAGGATCGGCGGTCGGGACATCACGATCCTGCTGCAGGACTACGAGCAGCGGGTGCTGACGCCGCTGCCGGGCCGAGGCCTCGCGATCGGAGAGCCCGAGCCGATCGACGACTCCCCGGCTGGCACGGCGTTCCTCGGCGCGACGACCGTCGAGCAGTCACGGGCGGACGGTGTGCGGATGTACCTGCCCCTGCTGGACGGAAGCGACCAGGTGGGAGTGCTCGCTCTCACCCTCACCACCGTCGATGACGACGACCGCCGGTTGCTGCGCCGGCTGGCCGGCCTCGTCGCCGACATGCTGGTCACGAAGAGCAACTACACCGACCAGTTCTTCCGGGCCCGGCGCCGCGCGCCGATGAGCGTGGCCGCGGAGATCCAGTGGTCCCTGCTGCCCCCGCTGACCATGCTCACCCCGCAGGTCGCGGTGGCCGGCATCCTCGAACCCGCCTACGACATCGCCGGTGACAGCTTCGACTACGCCCTCAACGACGACATCCTGCACGTGTCCGTCATCGACGCGATGGGGCACAACCTGGACGCCGCCGTACTGGCGACGGTCGCGATCGGCGCCTACCGGCACGCCCGACGCGCCGACGTCGGGCTCGCCGAGCTCTACATGTTCATGGACGCGGCCATCAACAGGCAGTTCGGCCCCGACCATTTCGTCACCGCGCAGATGATGCGCCTGGATGTCGGGACAGGTCACCTGCAGTGGGTCAACGCGGGTCACCCACCAGCACTGCTGATCCGCGATCACCAGGTCATCCAGACCCTGGCGGGTCCGGGAACGCTACCGGTGGGCTTCGGCGGTGACATACCTCAGATCAGCGAGCAGAGACTCCGGCGCGGGGACCGCGTCCTGTTCTTCACCGACGGTCTCGTCGAGGAGCATGAAAGCGGCGGAGAACAGTTCGGCGAGGAACGACTGATCGGAATCGTCGAACGCGCCCGAGGCGAAGACGTGCGGGAAATGGTGCGTGGAGTCTCCCATGCGCTGATGCGGGAACGGCGCGGGATCACCAGCGACGACGCGACCCTCTTCCTGGTCGAGTGGCGCGGGGGCACCACCGATCATCTCGCCACCGTGGATCTGTGA